One Triticum dicoccoides isolate Atlit2015 ecotype Zavitan chromosome 3B, WEW_v2.0, whole genome shotgun sequence genomic window, CAGCATTTAGTCATGCAGATATCACCAGCAAACAATCCTACTGCTTTTGATAAGCTTTCACATCAGAAACATTCAGAAATCAGAATTGAACAGAGCTGACATGTTGCTGTGCAGAATTAGTCATGCATAGGTGTTTCACATACAGAGGGGAGTTCTTGATTAGTTAAGAAAAGCTCAAATTTCAGTAAAGTTAATCGATATTTCCATGCTTGTCTACCAAAGAAATTATAAGTGTTTCACATCAAAAACATACAGAAGTGCAGAGACTGACAATTCATCTACTCACATAAAGAGGGGAGTTCTTGATTAGTCAAGAAAAGCTCAACTTTCAGGAAATTGTATCAGTAAACAGTTAAGTCGTGCATAGGTGTTTCACATCAGAAACCTACAGAAGTGCAGACTCGAGACTGAGACTGACAATATATATCCACACTTGAAAGATTAGTCGTGCAAAGGTCAATACAGGGACAGTCAACACGTATATATATTCAATATGCATCGATCTACTACTAGTCAGCACAGTTCTGCAGATGTGGACATGCTTTGACATCAGATTCAGAAACATCAAAGTCTCTGAATTAAACCGATCAAAAAGATCCAATAATAATAATGCAAGCGGCAAAATAGAGTAGAGGAGGCTGGATCGAGTTTAATCTAAGCAGTACCTGTAGATGTCGGCGTATGAGTTGACGTAGGGGATGAAATCCGAGTAGTACATCCCGCCGGAGAGGGGGCCGATGCAGCGGGTGACCCTGCCATCGAAGTCGACGGCGAGCACGAGCTGCTCGAAAGGATCCCACATGACCACCTCGGCGGCGCCCTGGAGCGGAGCAGGGTCATCCTGCCGTGGCCCGTGGTAGCCCATCTTGTTGGCGTGGAACTGGCCCGCCCAGGCCCAGGTGACCTGGTCGGCGCCGTCGCCGGGCACCATGTAGAGCACGGTCACCTCCTTGGCGGGCTGGTCGACGCAGGCGACGCAGAAGTTGCCCTCCATCTCGCCGATCTCCCAGTCCTTGCGGCCCTCGACCTCCTGGGGCGCGGGGATGAGGTCGACGCAGCCCGTCTCCGGGGTGTAGCAGAGGATGTGGCCGATGGTGGTGCGGAAGAAGGCGCGGCCGCGCGCGCCGACCCCGGACTGGGCGACGACCGTCTCGGGCGCGCAGATGTCGTCCCCGACGCGCCAGTCCCAGGTGCGGGTGGAGAAGGACTCGACGGCCCAGACGCCATCGTGGACCTGGTAGGTGACGACGACGTGGTAGTGGCGGAAGCCGACGGCGCCGGCGGCGCCCACGTCGTCGTCCTCGAAGGCGATGACGACGGCCGGGTCGGCGTCGAGCCGGTGCTCGCGGTTCTGGTAGGGGAGGCGCACGCGGCGGAAGGTGAGCCGGTTGGCGATGTAGTAGAAACCGGTGGCGCAGCCGCGGAGGCAGACGAGGCCGCGCGCCGAGGCGAGCACCGACACCCTCTACGGGTGAAGTGGAGGATTCGTTCCGGCAGATTTAATTCAGGTGGAGAGAATGCGGGTTTAATAGGGAAAAAGGCAGGGACGTTTTTGCAAAAGTGCGTGCGCTGACCGGTCCAGCCACCTGGCTGCCAATTGTCGAGCTGTGATTGACctgggactaaatcatcacatgagTTGCAAGTTGGGGTATGGTGGAGTCAAGTTTTGCAAGTTTAGGACTGAATTATCACATTCTGTGCAAGTTAGGGTACCTAAGGTGCTATTACCTCTTTTTAAAAATAGAGtttagtgatgatggtgtgcctgccatcctgcaatataggccgtctgacttatatccgacggataggaaggaaactatggcaattttgctgaaagatacccacacccctctccagatttgcaaataaggccttccctcattcattcatttctcccacaagataaactactcatacaaatgcatcttgatgcatgcaacgcatgggcatctttctacttctaaaaaactttccatctttgccacactactggttgcagaaccTACCCAAGTATAGCGCGATACAGGAgcaacgcacaattacaagctgatattctgttggacaatggaggctataaccaattacttttacgggaacaatagcaaccaggaaatttgaagggtaggtatgaacaaaattggaactgcacatgtactgctgagTGATtccatacacacattaccaatggaggaggagaacgatggtcgcggcggcctctgtgcatcatggtcggcaacgggagtcagttcattgtccatgacggtggtgcttttgcacttggcgtcggcttccgggaagcagatccgagacagtGGAAGACGGTGCcgaggaagaggctccgtctacgacgacgacgatggaccggctccagtgcagcgtatgaggtcgtcgatgaggcagatgcgctacggtggacgagtgtgccgatgtagaaggggaggagcatgaagactgcggtgccgtggagaagtctattttgcggctgGTATAgaaaaaatggggagtattcatgtgtactactctgggtgccggggtggggttggctgggtagggtgaacctgaagttacaaaaacaaccccctaccaagcgtcatcctaggcctgttccgaaggctatgatggtaacttcgcactgctcgaatcagggtcgtgggagattttcccgccgacctcaaacttttgtgacactgaactccctgtGTGGCGTGCTAGGTGATTGGGCTaagtagtactagtaactactagtactccctccgtttttattaacattgcatattaggtttgatcgaagtcaaacttcctaaagtttgaccaagtttatagaaaaatataaacatttaccataacaaatatgtatgatgtgaaagtacattcaataatgaatctaatggtatttatttgttactgtattgtatatgttaatattctttgttataaactttctgagagtttacaaaatttgactttgaccaatgctaatacgcggacttaaataaaaacggagggagtacacatttgttttcttagttgtagtgaattaatcatttgttgtaattgtgaaataaacatattaggctactgacttcgaatgtaagggtctatacaattcaatagttacaatcattgttgaattccaagatgtatacgaggtctatagtacttcacaatatgctcaaactcataTAATCCCAGTCaactgagaatctaaatgcatttcatagttattactttgtaggatgcaacaaaaccaaccataactctacatcatccattataaaagcaacattttgaacacatcccaatgtgtgaatgaaacatgtagagagagcatgtgaagatggagcagatagggaaggaaagattgtatgtatgtggacgagagagtaggagacaaacctaatgagacagagagagaaatatagagagagaaagagagaggaagaagttaggtctatgagaaagatggagacatgtaatatacgtgagatgtgtgtgcatccggattctatacacgtggaaggagaagagacaacatgtttgatgagagagctggaaaagcatggacgagaggggaaggatcttcttggtggagggattgataattttgtgcgggggagagagggattggtaattttgtgcgggagaaAGAAGGGGGggaaggagtcagtcagccgtcgtcacatcatcctacttccaagtggccccgcattctctagtgcagtgtggtcgccgtcttcgatcaccTAGATGCCctgtttgaagattgaggtgttgtgcatgttggggtgcagagaagcacaagcgagagtggtcgtgttgacaccagattttggcacggccaagaacttaattaatattgcctcaaatggagaagtgatctacataaaaaagtttcatattgtcgatatgaacatctttgatgtTTGGGCCATCTCCATCCAATCTCATCTCGAAGGtgaagttgtgttcgaaatactgagattttgtattcagaacactattcggctcatTACGCCCCCAAGACCgcctcgtatggaaaaatgatctacaaggattatcttcgtctcgtcgaaacaatcgatttgatataaaaatcattccatccgagttcgtatgcaaaagttagagccatcggaatgcaTCTCTTTCAAGAGGCGGAAAATGGCGTGCCCCATAAGAcgccatgtctgatgggtagcgcgggtATAGCCAGTATTGCGAGAGGTAGTGCGAATAATAAGTTGTTTTACAtgagcgatttgaccctcaagataatctctgatcaaaaaatgttcaacataaaagttgttcaccTCGCCGAATTGGTCAAGGTTACTTTTGTACTCGTTTCCATCTgaggtcgtttaccaccacaaaaaagacccacaAGGTGCAACCAGTTTTAACCGAACAGTTCCGGAAAGTTTCAAtagaaccaatccgaatttgactagggttttggacgtgaatccaagccttttccttgcacgggaagtccagtcgcctcttatatacctaaggggtgatcgCCGATTGAACAACGCACAATCGATCaactcatctaccactttttaccctttacctttatctctctcccttgttcttcttcttccttgttcttcatctgttcttcttgttgtagggcggcgaacctcgaggccctaggggcgatcaggtcgacctagggcagcccatggcCTCCGtgtgccctgacggggtccctcccgggcgtgtggggtttcgggtcttcaataGCGctagccggattgcttgcgtaccgtgcTTCCAGACggttctccttcgacgtgagctgcggtgcatcacccccaccATCATGGGTACACGGTGATGTGTTCAtgtgtgaacacactttttggtgactccgttggggacgaagctttgaacggtctctggcccgatcttgctacgaagagatcgtcatgaagttgctgcaatctacaaaggtaatatgaatacccaattcccctttgtagatgaaAATAATCCAcatgttgttgctggatcacctaatgagcataatatatcggctagccctagttttatcaatcatgcactacaaaaaaaagacacatccgtgacattttgggccaaataaatttttttctgtcatacttatgacacttctatgatgataattgtgacaaaacccggtatcatcatagatgtggtgggctcctacttctatgacaaaaaatcatgacagaaatgggcttttcgtcctgggcgggccagagacgcagctgcatgacattctttgggtcgtccatgacagaaaaaccgtggtagaagcgaggtgaaggaaactttcggggagttcccggttacggtgggtggtcgggggccgagcgatgcgcgtttct contains:
- the LOC119279640 gene encoding uncharacterized protein LOC119279640, whose translation is MPVRAMGNQLAITLSSPLALRTASSYASRRQRRVSVLASARGLVCLRGCATGFYYIANRLTFRRVRLPYQNREHRLDADPAVVIAFEDDDVGAAGAVGFRHYHVVVTYQVHDGVWAVESFSTRTWDWRVGDDICAPETVVAQSGVGARGRAFFRTTIGHILCYTPETGCVDLIPAPQEVEGRKDWEIGEMEGNFCVACVDQPAKEVTVLYMVPGDGADQVTWAWAGQFHANKMGYHGPRQDDPAPLQGAAEVVMWDPFEQLVLAVDFDGRVTRCIGPLSGGMYYSDFIPYVNSYADIYRYCLD